From one Bacillus clarus genomic stretch:
- a CDS encoding type 1 glutamine amidotransferase family protein yields MQTKKVYLYVFNTMSDWEYGYLIAELNSGRYFKKDLTPLKVVTVGSNKEMITTMGGLSIQPDISLDECTLESKDLLVLPGGTTWREDIHQPILKRIGEALKLGTIVAAICGATEALANMGYLDSRKHTSNDLEYIKMVCPNYKGEKFYEMRLAVSGENLVTASGVAPLEFTMEVLKKLDVFAPDTLHSWYNLNKTHKPEYFFQLMNSINS; encoded by the coding sequence ATGCAAACAAAAAAGGTTTATCTTTATGTATTTAATACAATGTCAGACTGGGAATATGGATATTTAATTGCTGAACTAAACTCTGGAAGATATTTCAAAAAAGATTTAACCCCTTTAAAAGTAGTTACAGTAGGATCTAATAAAGAAATGATTACTACGATGGGAGGACTGAGCATACAACCAGATATTTCTCTTGATGAATGTACGCTTGAAAGTAAAGATCTTTTAGTCTTACCTGGAGGGACTACTTGGAGAGAAGATATTCATCAACCTATCTTAAAAAGAATTGGTGAAGCTTTAAAACTTGGTACTATTGTTGCTGCAATTTGTGGTGCAACTGAGGCCCTTGCGAATATGGGATACTTAGATTCTAGAAAACACACAAGCAATGACTTAGAGTATATTAAAATGGTCTGTCCTAATTATAAAGGAGAAAAATTTTATGAGATGAGACTTGCGGTATCTGGTGAGAATTTGGTTACTGCATCAGGGGTAGCACCTCTGGAATTTACGATGGAAGTACTGAAAAAATTAGATGTATTTGCACCTGATACATTGCATTCATGGTATAACCTAAATAAGACTCATAAACCTGAATATTTCTTCCAGTTAATGAATTCAATAAATAGCTGA
- a CDS encoding helix-turn-helix transcriptional regulator, which produces MPKIDNILAILWMLNSSKKITAKQISEKLEINIRTVYRYIDTLSTSGVPIISETGHNGGYTLLNNFIEVPLFFDFEEQTSLFHAAVFAEEAGYYGGESLNRAISKLSRYSNQEQETKINQRLTSLEVISRLSSLSMEPSLKEVEQAVADGYSVKILYLKCGEEQSTYRLVDPYRIIYWNNKWYVIGFCHLRNDIRSFRVDRIESLMLTENKFNRPENFSARDFFMGNLLPTIEGKEGIIPLVINGNTRTLDDICQHWFFGHYLQKRTSTQAVFLLEKDMIHTYVPHLLLPYGKSIQIIGPISLKQRLIEVLSELIKFHQV; this is translated from the coding sequence ATGCCTAAAATTGACAATATACTAGCAATTCTATGGATGCTTAATTCAAGTAAAAAAATTACTGCGAAACAAATTTCAGAAAAGTTAGAGATAAATATAAGGACCGTTTATCGTTATATTGATACACTTTCAACAAGTGGTGTACCTATAATTTCAGAAACAGGCCATAATGGTGGATACACTTTATTGAACAATTTTATTGAAGTTCCTCTTTTTTTTGATTTTGAGGAGCAAACCTCACTATTTCACGCTGCTGTTTTTGCGGAAGAAGCCGGATATTATGGAGGTGAATCACTAAATAGGGCTATTTCAAAGCTAAGCAGATATTCAAATCAAGAACAGGAAACAAAGATAAACCAACGTTTAACCAGTCTTGAAGTAATAAGTCGATTAAGTTCCCTCTCTATGGAGCCTTCCTTGAAGGAAGTGGAGCAGGCCGTAGCTGACGGATACTCTGTAAAAATTCTATACCTTAAATGTGGCGAAGAACAATCAACATATAGATTGGTTGATCCGTACAGAATTATTTATTGGAATAATAAGTGGTATGTGATTGGATTTTGTCATCTTAGGAATGATATCCGTAGCTTTAGAGTAGATCGAATTGAAAGCTTAATGCTAACTGAAAATAAGTTTAACCGACCAGAAAATTTTTCAGCACGTGACTTTTTTATGGGCAATCTTCTTCCAACTATAGAAGGTAAAGAAGGGATTATCCCGTTAGTTATTAATGGGAATACAAGAACGTTGGATGATATTTGCCAACATTGGTTTTTTGGACATTATTTACAAAAACGGACTTCAACTCAAGCAGTATTTCTTCTTGAAAAAGATATGATACATACATATGTACCTCATTTACTTTTACCGTACGGTAAATCTATTCAAATTATTGGGCCAATAAGTCTTAAGCAAAGACTTATTGAAGTTCTGTCGGAATTAATAAAATTTCATCAAGTATGA
- a CDS encoding MerR family transcriptional regulator — protein sequence MEYGYFAQEVAKQLDINTNTLRRWSIELEKMDYIFERNERNQRIYYENDIDVLKQMKEYLNQNWKLEEAATRSMDIIEENEQKTDSVQEESDTEITLQKRSQTDISIIQDKFSYMFNQQEKIVQQNQDIINLLLQERSEKEEKDLQIQLLQEKLDKAIQLLNEDRQEQLDNTKKTFIQRLFNRN from the coding sequence TTGGAATACGGATATTTTGCACAAGAAGTAGCAAAGCAATTAGATATTAACACCAATACACTTCGCAGATGGTCAATCGAGCTAGAAAAAATGGATTATATTTTTGAAAGAAATGAACGTAATCAACGAATTTACTATGAAAATGATATAGATGTCTTAAAGCAAATGAAGGAATATTTAAATCAAAACTGGAAATTAGAAGAAGCTGCTACACGAAGCATGGATATAATTGAAGAAAACGAACAAAAAACGGATAGCGTTCAAGAAGAATCTGATACTGAAATAACACTTCAGAAGCGTTCACAAACGGATATTTCAATAATTCAAGATAAGTTTTCCTATATGTTTAACCAACAAGAAAAAATTGTACAACAAAACCAAGATATTATTAATTTATTATTACAGGAACGCTCAGAAAAGGAAGAAAAAGATTTACAAATTCAGTTACTACAGGAAAAACTGGATAAAGCAATTCAATTGTTAAATGAAGATCGCCAAGAGCAGCTAGATAACACTAAAAAAACGTTCATTCAACGTTTATTCAATCGAAACTAA
- a CDS encoding ParM/StbA family protein, with amino-acid sequence MTDLKGNNLHIDIEGDIGNDSFKGYINGEYIKMKNVYQSVYSMPNVTETNTQKNVINLVDNMFVNIASKSIRRSGMYFIGNRAMLTGKNPKNMNIKVGQKYNDDLPLINMLGLIANKSVQLEWERTEQLPQSINVTVDLISAIPASQWTPVNAKHLEQRFTNSNHVVVVYVGEEQVTVSLAFNSANITQEGVPPLFAILEGEDEMFVDFIKLYAEKLEIKKASGSFFKNKKILHCDIGDGTTEYIYTVGVNPVIDACSGERRGVGHATEEAVKLLNQERGTNIKRQQFSQILQDSDHKYHEEATGYFNITKVEQAELILEDTDEKYVNNTASEAEILCVYGGGSVNFKDELYNQLLEYCERVGMYLLWIPEKYAVDMNAKGMQVIKKILTRKKVR; translated from the coding sequence ATGACAGATTTAAAAGGAAATAATCTTCATATAGACATTGAAGGTGATATTGGGAATGATTCTTTTAAAGGTTACATCAATGGTGAATACATAAAAATGAAAAACGTATATCAAAGCGTTTACTCAATGCCCAATGTAACAGAAACAAACACTCAAAAAAATGTAATTAATTTAGTAGATAATATGTTTGTAAATATTGCTAGTAAATCTATTAGAAGATCCGGGATGTATTTTATTGGTAATCGAGCAATGCTAACAGGAAAGAATCCAAAAAACATGAACATTAAAGTAGGTCAAAAATATAATGATGATTTGCCTTTAATTAATATGCTAGGATTAATTGCAAATAAATCAGTTCAACTTGAATGGGAAAGAACTGAACAACTACCACAATCAATTAATGTGACTGTTGATCTTATTTCAGCTATTCCAGCAAGCCAATGGACACCTGTAAACGCTAAGCACCTAGAGCAACGTTTTACTAATTCCAATCATGTTGTAGTTGTTTATGTAGGGGAAGAACAAGTAACGGTCAGCCTAGCATTTAATAGTGCTAACATTACTCAAGAAGGCGTTCCTCCGTTATTTGCTATTCTTGAAGGTGAAGACGAAATGTTTGTTGATTTCATTAAACTATATGCAGAAAAACTTGAAATCAAAAAAGCAAGCGGATCCTTCTTCAAAAATAAAAAAATCTTACATTGTGATATCGGTGATGGAACAACTGAGTACATATATACTGTTGGCGTAAATCCAGTAATTGATGCTTGTAGTGGTGAAAGACGCGGGGTTGGTCATGCTACAGAAGAAGCTGTTAAGCTATTAAACCAAGAACGTGGAACAAACATAAAACGCCAACAATTCTCACAAATCCTTCAAGATTCAGACCATAAATATCATGAAGAAGCAACTGGATACTTTAATATCACAAAAGTAGAACAGGCTGAACTTATCTTGGAAGATACAGATGAAAAATATGTAAATAATACAGCTAGTGAAGCTGAAATTTTATGTGTATATGGTGGGGGAAGTGTTAATTTTAAAGATGAATTATATAATCAATTATTAGAGTACTGTGAGCGAGTTGGTATGTACTTATTATGGATTCCAGAAAAATATGCAGTAGATATGAATGCTAAAGGGATGCAAGTTATCAAGAAAATCCTTACTCGAAAAAAGGTGAGATAG